Proteins from one Periplaneta americana isolate PAMFEO1 chromosome 6, P.americana_PAMFEO1_priV1, whole genome shotgun sequence genomic window:
- the LOC138701815 gene encoding uncharacterized protein isoform X3, with translation MMPLHRFLPPNYRDGLERVRMSVSGGPLPSARSVSTAIHSDRDNDLNTITHMVMQWGQFLDHDLTSSAQTRGFNGSVPKCCIDGGRDFQPIELTHPDCMAIPVPPDDWFYKHYGIRCLEFVRSSPTSRVGCSLGPRDQINQVTVFIDASAVYGSSQDEEDNLRMFRNGLLKYSRVQYRLPLLPAATHKADLCRGQAGHLRCFHAGDKRVNEQPGLIALHTIWLRAHNKIATELSHINPHWRDEKLYQETRRIIGAFMQHITFKEFLPIVLGHDVMKLFDLELMRKGYFKGYDIKTNPTAANAFGTAAFRFGHSLVQHSLMRCDRSHRKLHTNVSLHEELTNPSNLYNIGSVDRLLLGLCQQPAQKRDEFITIELTNRLFQTPSYRYGMDLAALNIQRGRDHGLAPYNAWREPCGLEPFTDWPQLLKVMSAETQRRLKRVYRDVDDIDLFPGAMAERPVSGGLVGPTFACILAQQFSNLRKGDRFWYENGGFESSFTLAQLQQIRRITLARILCDNLDGIDTLQPFVFLTVDEDRNYRVPCDSDYIPHFDLKPWTESHKEETFHEEPPDQQHSPSHQKPSYPTYEKPPKKPTPSYHHTTQSSFEEHKPSYLIDFESGQTKPSYLIDNNFQGKPTKPQNTYTTSKYPKPQEEHKPTYLIEENFQLTRPTSKRPYGGYKPSDSAELPLEHKGTNHHTQDQKYGSDHPNKDSDGHHHSLNHHNHHHLPQGEGPYTPEPYEEHDTHNKYPSHHHEQHNSHDSYQPVHKPQGHPVHNQKPHTERPNYSKPYYEYTTSSKPYHELPNDSKPHTGTVYTTHSRPYDEHPSHSKPHYEYTTHSKPHGEYPSHSKPHGEYPSHSKPNYEYSTHSKPHDEYPSYSKPHYEYTTHSKPYNEYPSSSNPHSKPYVEYPSHSKPHYGYTTQSKPYDKYPSTSKPHYEYTTHTKPYGEYPSYSKPYYEYTTHFTQSATHQTKPYDEHTTRYYKPQYIYTLNIPHATPSSKPHYEYTHFTESSHNDVPSTLDYNKYKPRPTKPGNYHEGSYIYPTKPPHKEHHSGNYPEERPSYQRPFSSGYHHASYSYIKLFNEPSYYYLDDGEKGLVNATRNRIKETSKSSIHTEEEKSSILQSDNFSLELEPRTSLNEEIILTDIDHSNIDISHTADISVNNASIDKVTIDGNTVNIIKTPEEKKNIIDIAENTNGNTAASNISDVPDDKEHINESEMTITEKMLTVSTISGSGIKISAPGLSNITDISLNSDTSMSTVSNFTATSDDDLISSTNEDHKATDATNTNSDITKRVGNDKMNSTLTKHNTTLTHNTVTSNTNSKMPTNTTSKYMQSSTTSSNTDDDIIIPNSTQESITNSMVTVTNTYSTASEQVVTLTTVTEEEMDLDTFFETSTASTEQSNRVTTLTESEFQFNTEFTEETSAESDSTTVYSTVSDITSTEPFLISSSSADSDDDWIFTEEEEDDATFIPEMPSIESDPMALKELPRPMVFEDDETSRHLM, from the exons CTTCAGCGCAAACCCGTGGATTTAATGGATCAGTGCCAAAATGTTGTATTGATGGCGGTCGTGATTTCCAGCCAATAGAGCTTACA CATCCAGACTGCATGGCGATTCCTGTCCCACCTGATGACTGGTTCTATAAACACTATGGAATCCGCTGTCTAGAATTTGTTCGGAGTAGTCCAACTTCCAGAGTTGGATGTTCACTAGGACCACGTGATCAAATAAACCAAGTTACCGTCTTCATTGACGCTTCTGCAGTGTATGGCAGTTCACAGGATGAAGAGGATAATCTCAGAATGTTCAggaatg GTCTACTAAAATACAGTCGTGTGCAATATAGACTGCCTTTGCTACCGGCTGCAACACACAAGGCAGATTTGTGCCGTGGTCAAGCAGGTCATCTTAGATGCTTTCACGCAGGAGACAAGCGCGTGAATGAGCAACCTGGACTCATAGCTCTTCATACCATCTGGCTGCGAGCCCATAACAAAATCGCTACTGAACTCAGTCACATCAACCCCCACTGGCGAGATGAGAAGCTGTACCAAGAAACTCGTAGAATCATAGGGGCCTTCATGCAACACATTACCTTCAAAGAGTTCCTACCCATTGTTCTTG GACATGATGTAATGAAACTATTTGACCTGGAGCTCATGAGAAAAGGATATTTCAAAGGGTATGACATAAAAACAAATCCAACTGCAGCTAATGCCTTTGGAACAGCAGCATTTAGATTCGGGCACAGCCTTGTGCAGCACAGCCTCATGAGGTGTGATAGAAGTCATCGCAAGCTCCATACAA ATGTGTCTCTACATGAAGAACTGACAAATCCATCTAATCTATACAACATTGGATCTGTTGATCGACTGCTACTAGGACTGTGCCAACAACCAGCACAAAAACGAGATGAATTCATCACTATAGAACTTACAAACCGCCTGTTTCAAACTCCTA GTTATAGGTATGGAATGGATCTGGCAGCTTTGAATATTCAACGTGGACGTGATCATGGACTGGCCCCTTACAATGCTTGGCGTGAGCCTTGTGGTCTTGAACCATTTACCGATTGGCCACAGTTGCTTAAAGTGATGTCTGCAGAGACGCAGCGAAGACTCAAACGTGTGTACAG AGATGTGGATGACATTGACTTGTTTCCTGGTGCAATGGCAGAACGTCCTGTATCTGGTGGACTAGTGGGTCCCACTTTTGCTTGCATCCTTGCACAACAATTTAGTAATCTGAGGAAAG GTGACAGATTTTGGTATGAAAATGGAGGTTTTGAGTCAAGTTTCACTTTGGCCCAGCTGCAACAAATAAGACGCATTACACTTGCAAGAATTCTGTGTGATAATCTAGATGGTATTGACACGTTACAACCTTTTGTGTTCCTGACTGTTGACGAAGACCG CAACTACAGGGTGCCTTGTGACAGTGATTACATCCCTCACTTTGACTTGAAACCATGGACAGAAAGTCACAAGGAAGAAACTTTTCATGAGGAACCACCAGATCAGCAGCATTCTCCATCACACCAGAAGCCGAGCTACCCAACATATGAGAAGCCTCCGAAAAAGCCAACACCCAGTTACCATCATACTACACAATCCTCATTTGAAGAGCACAAGCCAAGTTACCTTATTGACTTTGAATCAGGTCAAACTAAACCCAGTTATCTAATAGATAACAACTTTCAAGGTAAACCTACTAAACCTCAAAACACGTACACAACATCTAAGTATCCAAAGCCTCAAGAAGAACACAAACCAACATATCTGATAGAAGAAAACTTCCAATTAACAAGACCTACAAGTAAGAGGCCATATGGGGGATACAAACCAAGCGATTCAGCTGAACTTCCATTAGAACACAAGGGAACAAATCATCACACTCAGGACCAAAAATATGGTTCAGATCATCCCAATAAAGATTCAGATGGTCACCATCATAGCCTTaaccatcacaatcatcatcatcttcctcagGGAGAAGGACCATATACTCCAGAACCATATGAAGAACATGATACACATAACAAATATCCAAGTCACCATCATGAACAACACAATTCCCACGACAGTTATCAGCCTGTTCACAAACCCCAGGGGCATCCTGTTCACAATCAGAAACCTCATACAGAGCGTCCAAATTATTCAAAGCCCTATTATGAATACACAACTTCCTCGAAACCATATCATGAACTACCAAATGACTCCAAACCGCATACCGGTACTGTATATACAACACATTCTAGACCATATGATGAACATCCAAGCCATTCTAAGCCTCATTATGAGTATACTACACATTCTAAACCTCATGGTGAATACCCAAGTCATTCTAAGCCTCATGGTGAATACCCAAGCCATTCTAAGCCAAATTATGAGTATTCAACCCATTCTAAGCCTCATGATGAATATCCGAGCTATTCTAAGCCTCATTATGAATACACAACCCACTCTAAACCTTATAATGAATATCCAAGTAGCTCTAATCCTCATTCTAAACCTTATGTCGAATACCCAAGCCATTCTAAGCCTCATTATGGCTATACAACTCAGTCTAAACCTTACGATAAATATCCAAGTACTTCCAAGCCACATTACGAGTACACAACACACACTAAACCTTATGGCGAATATCCAAGTTATTCTAAGCCTTATTACGAATACACAACACATTTTACACAATCAGCAACACATCAAACCAAACCATACGATGAACATACGACAAGATACTACAAGCCACAgtacatttatactttaaatatTCCACATGCTACACCAAGCTCAAAGCCACACTACGAATATACTCATTTCACAGAATCATCACACAATGATGTTCCCAGTACTTTGgattataataaatacaaaccTCGTCCGACTAAACCTGGGAATTATCACGAAGGAAGCTACATATATCCCACAAAACCTCCACACAAAGAACATCATTCAGGAAACTATCCTGAAGAAAGACCGAGTTACCAAAGACCATTCTCTTCAGGGTACCACCATGCTTCATATAGCTACATCAAATTGTTCAATGAGCCTAGTTACTACTATCTGGATGATGGTGAAAAAGGATTGGTTAATGCAACCAGAAATCGGATAAAGGAGACATCAAAATCAAGCATTCATACTGAAGAAGAGAAGAGCTCTATATTGCAATCTGATAATTTCAGTCTAGAACTTGAACCCAGAACTTCATTGAATGAAGAGATCATTTTAACTGACAT TGACCACTCAAATATTGATATTTCTCACACCGCTGATATCTCAGTCAACAATGCAAGTATTGATAAAGTAACCATTGACGGTAATACTGTTAATATCATTAAAACTCcagaagagaagaagaatataATTGATATTGCTGAGAATACCAATGGCAATACTGCTGCTAGTAATATTAGTGACGTACCTGATGACAAAGAACATATAAATGAATCTGAAATGACAATTACTGAAAAAATGCTGACAGTAAGTACAATTAGTGGAAGTGGCATTAAAATCAGTGCCCCTGGACTCAGTAACATAACAGACATCTCTTTAAATTCAGATACTTCAATGAGCACTGTCAGCAACTTTACAGCTACATCTGACGATGATCTTATTTCATCCACAAACGAAGACCACAAAGCCACAGATGCCACAAATACAAACTCCGACATCACTAAGAGGGTAGGTAATGATAAAATGAATTCTACTCTTACAAAACATAACACTACGCTAACTCACAACACTGTAACCAGTAATACAAATTCAAAAATGCCAACCAACACTACCAGTAAATATATGCAGTCTTCTACTACAAGTAGCAATACAGATGATGACATCATAATTCCAAACTCAACCCAAGAAAGTATTACAAACAGCATGGTCACAGTCACGAATACGTATTCCACTGCTAGTGAGCAGGTTGTTACACTAACGACTGTAACTGAAGAGGAAATGGATTTAGACACATTTTTTGAGACCAGTACAGCGTCTACTGAACAAAGTAACAGAGTGACAACTCTAACTGAGAGTGAATTTCAGTTTAATACCGAATTCACAGAAGAAACGAGTGCAGAAAGTGATAGTACAACAGTCTATAGTACAGTATCTGATATAACTTCCACAGAACCCTTCTTAATCAGTAGCAGTAGTGCTGACAGCGATGACGATTGGATATTCACTGAGGAAGAGGAAGATGATGCTACTTTCATTCCAGAGATGCCATCAATAGAAAGCGATCCAATGGCGTTAAAAGAACTTCCCAGGCCCATGGTGTTTGAAGATGATGAAACAAGCAGGCATTTGATGTAA